The DNA sequence ATCCAGGGGAAACGGGGTGTACATATAGGTGGGCACATTATCGATGTAGTCGTATGTCAGTGCCAGCGGAGTCAGGGGATCGTTGTCGTGGTCATTCAGCGTGACGCCCTGTATTCTCTGATTATCCTTGGACAGGAATTGGTTTGCGTCCAGATCCTGAGGATTGAGCGATCGAATGAAAAATGCCTCCCGAAAGCGCAAGTAGTTCGGCTCCTTATCATCTGTTTCGTTAATGACAGCGCCTTTGGGGGGTAATGCACCGTGGTAGTCTGCTGAAGTCGCCGGGATGTATAATGTAAAACCGTCCGTGTTGTCTTCCGGATTAGCATCCAGATCGATGAAATCATCATGCTTGTAGGGCTCAGTCGCTCCTGCTTTGACTTTTAGCTTTGTCGCCACACGAACGTTGTCCATGACATAGCGCGTCTTCAGTTGCACGCGGTATGTCGCCGCCTCTAGTGGCGCATCGAATTGATTCCACAGCACCAGGATTGGTAATACGTGGAGCTTCACCGTCGCGCCGCTTCTGGAAAAGCCGTAGAATAATCGAAATTGCATCAACATCGGGCGAGTGTCCGCAGTCACTTGGACTGGATCACTGGAGTTGTCCGATACATTGTTTACCCATTCTTTTAACTGTCCCCACTGCGGGATGTTCAAGTCACTTGCTGGAAACCCGCCATCGCTGGCACCAATACGGCTGTCATTTTCGTAGAGAGTAGGATCGGCGATCGGGTCGTTATCATTCAGTCCATTTCCGGTCTGAAAATAATGAGTCAGGTCCTTTTTAAGCCCGCCTCTAGCTGAATCGGTAAAGATACCAATGGAGTTGGTGGAGATCGAATGGAATTGCCGCTTCAATGAATCAGAAATGTTCTTTTGAGTGCTGGAATCCGGCGAGATGAGCGGCAACTGAAAGAGTGAGGCCATCGTGTCAAACTGGTCGTCATGCACATCCCACGGGGTATCATCGAATGCGGTGTCGAAATAGCTCATTCCCTCTAAGCCGCTGCGCTGGGGCGAAATTAAACGTCGCACATATTCTTCACCACCGGGAGTTGCACCGGAAAACTGATCCCGGAGTGTCACGTTGATCTTCTGACTTTCATCACTCACGAAATAGGCGTATGCGCCCGACGCTACGCCATTGGCATCATATATTCCCACCTTGGGAACCTTGACGATGCCACTTAAACCATCTGCTGCCATGCCTCCGTTGGGTGAGGTGTCATTGGGGTCTGGTACGCTTTGGGTGTCTACAATCGTCACCGTTTCGCTTACGCCGCTTAGATTGACTGGCGTTACCAGCTTACGGTTTTCATCATCAAATCCGCTCACCAGCCAGACGGGTTGGTGTTCATCCAGGACACGGTCGCGAATATGATATCCGGAATCCGTGACGGTATCGCTGTCAGTTCCGTTGTATCGGATGCTGGTATCCCAAACGCCAACCCAGCGAGGTTGGAGGTCGGGATTGTTATTCCATTCGGCATTAATTGAATCCACGAACACTTTGCGTTCGTTCTGCGTCATGTAAGTGGGATTTTGGTAGTGATAGGTGTCGCGCGAAAGATCCACCGCATCCTTCATTTTAGAGCGCAGGTGCTCCTTGAAGTCTGACCAGACGGCGGTATCCAGATCCACGTTATCCGGGTCGGAGTAGTAGACATCGGCGGTGGCGGTGGCTCGTTGGTCCGGACCCGCATGCTTTTGCAATTGGCCAAGTGCGACCTGCATCCCGAACATTGCGTTCTGACGAGCTCTTTCCACTCCAATTTGATGACTAGTCGTCGAGAGCTCCACCTGGACCATGGTCGACAGGCTGACGGTGAGCAGGACCATCAGCGCCATCAGACTTAGGGCAATGATTAGCGCAAAGCCTGGTCGGCGACCCGGGGTATGGTGTTTCCGTGGTTTTTTCATGGGGCAAGCGTTTGACTAAGCGTCGATTATCAATCACTAGTGTGATTTAGTCGAGTTAATTCATCTTGCCGCCTTTAGACTAGGCTAACCAGCTAATATCGGATCACCCACCGCGATAACACCATTAATTCCGATTTTTGGACAGCTTAATCGCGGATAAGTGTATTTCGCGATTTGTTGGGCTCTGATTATTTTACTACTTCGCGCAGCCAACTGGCCACGGATTTAGTCGCTAGTTGCTTGTGTGCCGGTTCGTTGAAACTGTGGTCGGCACCGTCGATGAAAACTGCTTTCACAGCGTTGCCCTTCGCTGCGACGATGGACTCCGTGTCACGGTGCAGGACAACGTCGTCCGCCGTCCCATGCAAAAGCAGCCAAGGGGCCGATACCTGCTGAGCTTGCGGCAGGACGCTGACCACCGTTTCGCACAAATCCTGCATGTAGGCGGATGAGAGCGGGCAGTCTTCATCCTCCCACATCAATCCCTCATCGGGAGTCTCTTCGCCGAACTCGGTTTCGGCAAATGCCTTGGTGTCGACCATACCCGCGAGAGAGACCAATGCCTTGATGCGATCATCCTTTGCGGCCTGGATGACGCCGACAGCGCCACCCATGCTGTGCCCGACATAACATATGTTTGCGTAGCTGCCGGAGACGGCGTCTAGGACACTCGTTAGGTCGCCAACTTCCTTGGTGATCGTGGCGTCGCGGAAGTCTCCCTCCGAGGTGCCGTTGCCGGCAAAGGAAAAGGCGAGGGTATCGAAGCCAGCTTCGTTCAACGCGGTAGCGGTGTCGGCGATGACGGGGCGCTCGCGGTTACCGGTGACGCCGTGGCCCAGCACGACGATCCAGCCGGCAACTTTCTCACCTTGGCCGGCCGTGAACAGATAGTCCAACTGCTCGCCAGCAGAATTCTTGATCGTTTCGTTCATGGGTTAACCTAAGGCGCGGCCCTTGAACGTCAATTCGGCGATGCCGGATTTATCCAGCTCACCAAGGCCCATTTCGGTCATCTTGGTGTATTGATCGAGCGTGGCCTTGGCCAGCGGGGCAGCGATGCCGTTTGCCTCGGCCAGAGCGAGCGCAATGCCGGAGTCCTTCGCGGCGTGCGCGGCGGAAAAGAAGCAGTCGTGGTCGCGCTTAATCATGTCCTCAGAGTCGGTTTCGAGAACGCGTGAGTTAGCGCCGGTTTGGCTGAAGACATTGCAGAGCATTTCGAGGTCGAGCCCGAGCGCCTGGCCGATGCCCAGGCCTTCGGCGAGGGCGGCGGTGTTAATGTTCATGACCATGTTGACGAGCGCCTTGACCTCGGAGGCCTTGCCCGCCGGGCCGACGTAGTGTAGCGCCTTGCTGATGTCGTCGAGCAGCGGCTTGTTGGCGTTGAAGAGGGCCTCATCGCCACCGATCATGAGGAACAGCTCGCCGTTGCGCGCCTGCGGAATGGAGGAGGCCATGCAGGCTTCCAGGCACTGTGCGCCGACATGCTGCGCGGCGTTGGCCAGCTTTTGCTGCACGGCGGGTGTCAGCGTGGCGCAGTTGATAAAGACCTTGCCCTTGGCGTTGGTGAAGAGGTTGTCTTCGCCGTAGAAAATCGCGTCCATCGCGGCGTCGTTGGTGACGACGGTGATGATGATGTCCGACCCGGCGGTAACGTCGGCCAGTTTAGCCGAGGCATTCGCGCCGACTTCTTCGCTGATTTCGCGCGCGACATCGGCATTGATGTCAAAGACTTCGGCTACGTTGTAGCCTTTGTCGTTGAGGCAGCGGGCCATGTTGCCGCCCATGCGGCCGAGGCCGACGAATCCGATTTTCTTGTCCTTCATAATGGGGAATTAATTGGTGATGCGTTTTATAACCTAAGTATTAAGGCACTCATTCCAAATTTTGCGAATGTCATTGCCCAAAACAATGGAGTCTTCCCAGCTGTCGGGGAAGCAACTGAGGCCGTAGCCGATTTTGGGGCCCAGCTCGGGGCAGACCCACAGCTCGCCGCGTGGTTGCGGGCCGGCCAGCCAATGCGCGAAGGCCTGCTTGATGAACGGGCGCATGTCCTCGTATTCCGGCGAAAAATTGCCCTGGCCATCGGTGACGGGAACTTGGCAGTGGTGGCCGTTAAACGGACGCATGTGCCAGAGCGTCGATTGCTGGAAAAGCGGCACGTTCTCAAACAGACGTTCGATGTAGTTGTGCGGGCCAAGGTGCTTGACGGAGGCCGGATGCGAGAAGTCGAAATTGATCTTTGGGTAAACGCCCTTGATCGCCTTGTAGCCCTCGGCGATGGCGTAGGCCTTTTCCGGGGTCTCGGTGCAGGTGTCGCGGTGCATCTCCAGATGGACATCCGCGCCGAGGCGTTCGGCGGTTTCCATGAGGGCAATGGTTAGCTGGATCGCGTCCTCAATCGGCGTGTCGTGGTTGCCTAGTTGGACGTTGATTGGGCCATCGTCGATGGCGAGGCCGGCCGCGATCTTGGGCTCGAATTCCTCCACACGGGTGCAGTCAAAGGCTGCCGCGAAGCGCAGGCCATGTTGGTTGAGCGATGCCTGGAGACCGGGGATGTCCGACGGGCAGGTGAAGGCCTCAAAACCGGCCTTGGCGACGGCGTCCATGCGCTCCTCGGCCGACCAGGGCTCGCCGTCGGCGTTTAGCTGGTTCCACATGGTCCAGTGGTTGATAACAATGACGAGATTCGGGGCGGTATCAGGCATGGGAAATGGATATGCCTCTCCGCTGACCTTATGCAAAGATAAAGTGCGCCTTATCCGTCTAAAGATACCTTGGCAATCGTTTGCTAAAAACGTTCAGCGCTGTGTTGAGCCACTGGAACTTAATCCATTACGGTAATGTAACCGCGCTTACTTGACGTCGTTTTCTTCGGCTTTGTCTTTGGGCTGCTCGGCACCGTGCATGACCTCCTCGACCTTGAGGCCAGTCAGTTTTTCGATGCCTTTGAAGAGCTTCCACATCGCGTAGAGGGTGATGGGGAGGGTGCAGGCACCGATCACGACAATGCTCATCCAATACTGGGTGCCTACTTCTGCATTGTAGGCGGCTTGGTCGATGCGTGGATCGGTTTTTACCACGATGCGCGTGAGGAAGAAGTTCAGCGCTGCGCTGATCAAAAACGATGCCGCAATGATCCATGTGCAGCCAAGCATCAGCTTCTGCATTGCGGTCTTTTTCTCGGTGGTGTCGAGGCGGTTTTCGATCTTCTCAATGTCGAAGATTTCCGGGTTGTAGAGCAGCGCGTGGATGAGCGGATTCTTCGTTTTCGTGGAGACGACTACGGCCACACCGATCAGGAGAGGCATCAGGGTTTCCTTGATGGCAAAGACCATCGGGTTGAGCTTCATCAGGCTAATGCCGCCGGTTAGCAGCACGCCGACCGCGCCCAGGATCGAGACCAGGTTGGCCTTTTTGCGCCTCTGGTAGTCGAAGATGAAATAGCCCACCGGGAAGACCAGTGCCAGCACCATGATCAGGGCCGGGTCCAGCGAAGGCAGCCACTTGCTCCCCTTGTTGAGGATCAACACGGGCAGAATCAGGTTGAAGCCAATGTTGGCCAGAAGGTTTTCGCGCTGTGGCTGCGGCATGCGGAGGGTGATCGCCCCGACAAGCAACGTAGTCAATCCTCAAATAGGCATTGCCAAGCGGCGAAGGGCGTCAATCGTGAGTGGCATGAGTGACGCGCGGCCCATTCGATGCCTGATTACTGCTGGTCCCACGCGGGAGTGGCTCGACCCGGTGCGCTTCATTACCAACCCCTCCAGCGGCAAAATGGGTTACGCAATCGCGGAAGCCGCGCGCGCCCTTGGTTGGACGGTGGAGCTGGTCAGTGGCCCCGTGGCGTTGGCAGCACCCGAAGACGTCGAGCTGGAAAAGGTCGTGACCGGCGAGGAGATGTTGGCCGCGGTGCAGCGTCGTTTTCCAAAGTGCGATGTATTGATCAAGACTGCCGCCGTTTGCGACATGCGCCCCAAGCAGGCCGCCGCGCACAAGGTGAAGAAAGACGCCATTAGCTGGACCGTTGAGTTCGAACCGACGCCGGATATTTTAAAGACCGTTGCCGCGACCAAGCAACCGGGCCAAGTGGTGGTCGGCTTTGCGGCAGAGACGCAGGACGTGGAAAACTACGCGCGTAAAAAGCTGGCCGCGAAGAACCTCGATTTTATCTGCGCGAACTCCGTCGCCGCCGGCGGTGCTTTTGAATCCGACCACAACGAAATCGCGCTCATCGGAAAAGACGGCTCGCTGGTGCGAATCGGTCCGGCGAGCAAGACCGATGTCGCCCGTGAGTTGATTGCTCAACTGGCACCTCATCTTGCAACTCGTGCTTAATTTACCATGCCAGAAATCACGCCCCATGCCCCCGAAACGCTGACCGACGAACAGAGGCTTGCCATCGCGCATCTCCTCAAGCGCGTTTGGCCAGAGAATGTTGGCGAACCTCGTGAAATGGTTGAGCGCCTGCGTGGCTCGGACCCGCTCAAGCCGGATTGGACGATCTACGTGATCTGGCAGGGCGAACGGGCCGTAGCGTCGGCGCAGACCTTTGCGCGTAAGGTGAGCATCGATGGGGAGGAGCGCATAGTGCTGGCCTTGGCTGGCGTTTGTGTGGACCCCGATCTGCGTGGTAGTGGCATGGGCGCGGATATTGTGCGGCTGGCCTTGGCTCCGGTCGACGACGGGCGCTACGAGCTATCCCTCTATCAAACGGGGGTGCCGGACTTCTATTGCCGCCTGGGCGCTTGCACGGTGGGCAATGTATTCGTCAACTCCCACGCGGAGGAGCCGGAGCAAAATCCATGGTGGAATGACCATGTGATCGTTTATCCCGCTAGCGCTAAGTGGCCCGCGGGCAAAGTCGACCTTCTGGGGCCGGGCTACTAAAAACTACGAGGCCAGGCGCTGAATCATCTTCAGCATTTCTTGGTAAACGGCGGTCTCGTCACCGTTGATGATGCTGACCATTTGCTGGACGGCGGCTTCTTCCTCGGGGGCGATTTCGCCATCGGAAATAAAGAGCTGATTGATGGCCTGGATGGCAAAGCGGCGGTCCTTTTGGTCGGCGATCAGCAGGCGCATGTCGCGCAACATGCGAATGCGCTCGGCTTCGTAGATCGGGCGCTCCAGCAGGGGGGTAAGCTGCTCCCAGGCGTCATCATCGATACCGGGCATGCGCGTAATGAAGTCGCGCAGGAAACGGTCTTCCTCGGGCTGTACGACGCCGTCCACCCAAGCTGCGGCAATGAGGACTTTGGCGACCGCGAAGGAAAGTTCTTTTTTGATCATAGGGTTGGGAAATAGGTTGAGAAACTTCTACAGTGCGCCTTTGGAAAATCCGAAACAGGGAGGGGTATGTTTATTTATCGGAACCAAAAGCTTTTCCATAATGGGAAAAATCGGTTTCTGGCACGTCAAAGGTCGTATCCTGAGCATTCAGGCTAGGGAAGCGTATCTCGCCGGTGAAGGCATCGATCTCAGGAGCTTTCGTTGACTGTGTTTCCTTGGGCGCTTCTGGCTGCCTGATCTCAAGCGGCGGTATTACCTGCACGAGCCAGGTGTCCGCTAAATCTTTTTCTCCGGGACAGGCGATCAAGCAGCCATTATTATAGAGAGCGAACGCGGGAGAAGCACACGACAAGCACAGCACGATTTTGAGCAACCGGCAAATAGCATTGTTGTTAGGCATGGTAACGTTCTAGCAAATCGCGCCAAGCTGGCAATGCAAAATGCGCGTTCCTCCTTGCGCTGCGGGCGCGAGGCATTAGCGTCCTGCTCATGAACTCGATGACTGGATATGGGCGCGCTCAGGTGGAATGCCTGGGCCGACTTGCCTCGCTGGAGATTTCCTCCGTCAACCGCCGGAACCTGGAGCTGACCTCCTCACTGCCGCGCGAATGGCAGGGCATGGAGCGCGTAATCGCTGAGCAGGTGCGCGGCCGCTTTAGCCGAGGCAAATTCCACA is a window from the Cerasicoccus sp. TK19100 genome containing:
- a CDS encoding alpha/beta hydrolase family protein, encoding MNETIKNSAGEQLDYLFTAGQGEKVAGWIVVLGHGVTGNRERPVIADTATALNEAGFDTLAFSFAGNGTSEGDFRDATITKEVGDLTSVLDAVSGSYANICYVGHSMGGAVGVIQAAKDDRIKALVSLAGMVDTKAFAETEFGEETPDEGLMWEDEDCPLSSAYMQDLCETVVSVLPQAQQVSAPWLLLHGTADDVVLHRDTESIVAAKGNAVKAVFIDGADHSFNEPAHKQLATKSVASWLREVVK
- a CDS encoding NAD(P)-dependent oxidoreductase, whose protein sequence is MKDKKIGFVGLGRMGGNMARCLNDKGYNVAEVFDINADVAREISEEVGANASAKLADVTAGSDIIITVVTNDAAMDAIFYGEDNLFTNAKGKVFINCATLTPAVQQKLANAAQHVGAQCLEACMASSIPQARNGELFLMIGGDEALFNANKPLLDDISKALHYVGPAGKASEVKALVNMVMNINTAALAEGLGIGQALGLDLEMLCNVFSQTGANSRVLETDSEDMIKRDHDCFFSAAHAAKDSGIALALAEANGIAAPLAKATLDQYTKMTEMGLGELDKSGIAELTFKGRALG
- a CDS encoding VC0807 family protein codes for the protein MPQPQRENLLANIGFNLILPVLILNKGSKWLPSLDPALIMVLALVFPVGYFIFDYQRRKKANLVSILGAVGVLLTGGISLMKLNPMVFAIKETLMPLLIGVAVVVSTKTKNPLIHALLYNPEIFDIEKIENRLDTTEKKTAMQKLMLGCTWIIAASFLISAALNFFLTRIVVKTDPRIDQAAYNAEVGTQYWMSIVVIGACTLPITLYAMWKLFKGIEKLTGLKVEEVMHGAEQPKDKAEENDVK
- a CDS encoding phosphopantothenoylcysteine decarboxylase, which codes for MSDARPIRCLITAGPTREWLDPVRFITNPSSGKMGYAIAEAARALGWTVELVSGPVALAAPEDVELEKVVTGEEMLAAVQRRFPKCDVLIKTAAVCDMRPKQAAAHKVKKDAISWTVEFEPTPDILKTVAATKQPGQVVVGFAAETQDVENYARKKLAAKNLDFICANSVAAGGAFESDHNEIALIGKDGSLVRIGPASKTDVARELIAQLAPHLATRA
- a CDS encoding GNAT family N-acetyltransferase; its protein translation is MPEITPHAPETLTDEQRLAIAHLLKRVWPENVGEPREMVERLRGSDPLKPDWTIYVIWQGERAVASAQTFARKVSIDGEERIVLALAGVCVDPDLRGSGMGADIVRLALAPVDDGRYELSLYQTGVPDFYCRLGACTVGNVFVNSHAEEPEQNPWWNDHVIVYPASAKWPAGKVDLLGPGY
- a CDS encoding TerB family tellurite resistance protein — encoded protein: MIKKELSFAVAKVLIAAAWVDGVVQPEEDRFLRDFITRMPGIDDDAWEQLTPLLERPIYEAERIRMLRDMRLLIADQKDRRFAIQAINQLFISDGEIAPEEEAAVQQMVSIINGDETAVYQEMLKMIQRLAS